In Salana multivorans, a single genomic region encodes these proteins:
- a CDS encoding carbohydrate ABC transporter permease translates to MTAPAVQLASPRRRPSRVISNVILVLVGLAFVIPLAWIVLGSFNTEAKVSITWPSSWTLDNFITISTWDTTFRPLVNSAILSFGCAVITVVCSVLAAYPLSRYQMRFNRSLMYVILFGTCLPITAMMVPVYALFVSLNLLNTLWGTVLFLAATSLPMAIWMTKNFMDSIPVSLEEAAWVDGASAMTALRRIVVPLMRNGISVVFIFVFTMAWGNFFVPFVLLFSRENMPAAVAIFGFFGTYGTVAYGQLAAFSIMYAMPVLVLYLVTQKVSGGSFAMSGAVKG, encoded by the coding sequence ATGACCGCACCCGCCGTCCAGCTCGCCTCGCCCCGCCGTCGGCCGAGCCGCGTCATCTCCAACGTCATCCTCGTGCTCGTCGGCCTGGCGTTCGTCATCCCCCTCGCGTGGATCGTGCTCGGCTCGTTCAACACGGAGGCGAAGGTCTCGATCACCTGGCCGTCCTCGTGGACGCTGGACAACTTCATCACGATCAGCACGTGGGACACGACGTTCCGGCCGCTGGTCAACTCGGCGATCCTGTCCTTCGGCTGCGCCGTCATCACGGTCGTCTGCTCGGTGCTCGCCGCGTACCCGCTGTCCCGCTACCAGATGCGGTTCAACCGGTCGCTCATGTACGTCATCCTGTTCGGGACCTGCCTCCCGATCACCGCGATGATGGTCCCCGTCTACGCCCTGTTCGTCTCGCTCAACCTGCTCAACACCCTGTGGGGGACGGTCCTGTTCCTCGCGGCCACGAGCCTGCCGATGGCGATCTGGATGACGAAGAACTTCATGGACTCGATCCCGGTGTCCCTGGAGGAGGCGGCCTGGGTCGACGGCGCCAGCGCCATGACGGCGCTGCGGCGGATCGTCGTGCCGCTCATGCGCAACGGCATCTCCGTCGTCTTCATCTTCGTGTTCACGATGGCGTGGGGGAACTTCTTCGTCCCGTTCGTCCTCCTGTTCTCGCGGGAGAACATGCCGGCCGCCGTCGCCATCTTCGGGTTCTTCGGGACCTACGGGACGGTCGCGTACGGACAGCTCGCCGCCTTCTCGATCATGTACGCGATGCCCGTCCTCGTCCTCTACCTGGTGACGCAGAAGGTCTCGGGCGGCTCGTTCGCGATGTCCGGCGCCGTCAAGGGCTGA
- a CDS encoding carbohydrate ABC transporter permease, giving the protein MTSLATAGERVAPAPGSPRGRRAREVRLGLVRSVPLLPSLALLALFLLGPIVYAIYGSLTNRTLTGPNAANPSFVGFDNYTRLFASSDFWTSVVLTVVFLVASAIIGQNVLGLLLAVLMKNGTPTLSRTIAALVVVAWVLPEIVAAFALYAFFASEGTLNLMLDAIGLTGPAWLIAFPMLAVILANVWRGTAFSMMVYSAALSEVPPEINEAAEIDGASAAQRFFRITLPMIRRSISTNLMLTTLQTLGVFTLIWVMTGGGPGFKSATLPILAYQQAFNFAQIGYGTAIAVITLLIGAIFAMVYIKVLKPEVD; this is encoded by the coding sequence ATGACGTCGCTCGCCACGGCGGGTGAGCGCGTCGCGCCGGCCCCGGGGTCACCCCGGGGCCGGCGCGCCCGGGAGGTGCGGCTGGGGCTCGTCCGCTCGGTGCCGCTCCTGCCGTCGCTCGCCCTGCTCGCCCTGTTCCTGCTCGGGCCGATCGTCTACGCGATCTACGGGTCGCTGACGAACCGGACGCTCACCGGGCCGAACGCCGCGAACCCCAGCTTCGTCGGGTTCGACAACTACACGCGGCTGTTCGCCAGCAGCGACTTCTGGACCTCGGTCGTCCTCACCGTCGTCTTCCTCGTCGCCTCGGCGATCATCGGCCAGAACGTCCTCGGCCTCCTGCTCGCCGTCCTGATGAAGAACGGCACGCCGACGCTGTCGCGCACGATCGCCGCCCTCGTCGTCGTCGCGTGGGTGCTGCCGGAGATCGTCGCGGCGTTCGCGCTGTACGCGTTCTTCGCCTCCGAGGGCACGCTCAACCTCATGCTCGACGCGATCGGGCTCACCGGTCCGGCGTGGCTCATCGCGTTCCCGATGCTCGCGGTGATCCTCGCGAACGTCTGGCGCGGGACGGCGTTCTCGATGATGGTCTACTCGGCCGCGCTGTCCGAGGTGCCGCCGGAGATCAACGAGGCCGCGGAGATCGACGGCGCGAGCGCCGCCCAGCGGTTCTTCCGGATCACGCTGCCGATGATCCGTCGCTCGATCTCGACGAACCTCATGCTCACGACGCTGCAGACCCTCGGCGTGTTCACCCTCATCTGGGTGATGACGGGCGGCGGTCCCGGGTTCAAGAGCGCGACGCTGCCGATCCTCGCCTACCAGCAGGCGTTCAACTTCGCCCAGATCGGGTACGGGACGGCGATCGCCGTCATCACCCTCCTGATCGGCGCCATCTTCGCGATGGTCTACATCAAGGTCCTCAAGCCGGAGGTGGACTGA
- a CDS encoding extracellular solute-binding protein — protein MRKTLTTLAAGAALALVLTACGGGNDSGSSGADGESTGSDAGSGSATIKVAYQKTDAFTQLDDLLQKCVGEFEAANDGVTVQLEPIAAQETEYFTKLALMHGSAATAPDVIYEDTFQVRSDAAAGYLAPMDDYLADWDGWDQFSDAAKQAGAGDDGSTYGVSMGTDTRGIYFNKQIFEQAGLPADWQPESWDDILDAARTIKEKVPDVIPFNLYSSKSQGEAASMQGFEMLLYGTGDELYDYDTQKWNVGAPGFVEALTFIQTAQQDGLLPGLEDALDTNLPNRISGELFPQGKVAIIVDGSWVPGGWMSDGSNSWPEWQEVAGMAKMPTSTGQEPGAVSMSGGWLFSIGSQSKNPELAFDLIAGCLSQENSLKYDTENSQIAVRDDVASDPVYLDYNPSFEFFSSLVPVTHFRPATPDYSQISSQIQVAAESVLTGQASPEAAAKAYDDAVTALVGADKTQNAG, from the coding sequence ATGCGCAAGACCCTCACCACCCTCGCCGCAGGCGCCGCCCTCGCGCTGGTGCTGACCGCCTGCGGAGGTGGGAACGACTCCGGCTCGTCCGGCGCGGACGGCGAGTCGACGGGCTCGGACGCCGGGTCCGGCTCGGCCACGATCAAGGTCGCCTACCAGAAGACGGATGCGTTCACGCAGCTCGACGACCTCCTGCAGAAGTGCGTCGGCGAGTTCGAGGCGGCCAACGACGGCGTGACCGTCCAGCTCGAGCCGATCGCCGCGCAGGAGACCGAGTACTTCACCAAGCTCGCCCTCATGCACGGCTCGGCGGCCACGGCCCCCGACGTCATCTACGAGGACACGTTCCAGGTCCGCTCGGACGCCGCGGCCGGCTACCTCGCCCCGATGGACGACTACCTCGCCGACTGGGACGGCTGGGACCAGTTCTCGGACGCCGCCAAGCAGGCCGGCGCGGGCGACGACGGCTCGACCTACGGCGTCTCGATGGGCACCGACACCCGCGGGATCTACTTCAACAAGCAGATCTTCGAGCAGGCGGGCCTGCCGGCCGACTGGCAGCCCGAGAGCTGGGACGACATCCTCGACGCGGCCCGGACCATCAAGGAGAAGGTGCCGGACGTCATCCCGTTCAACCTCTACTCCTCCAAGTCCCAGGGCGAGGCCGCGTCGATGCAGGGCTTCGAGATGCTCCTGTACGGGACGGGCGACGAGCTCTACGACTACGACACGCAGAAGTGGAACGTCGGCGCCCCCGGCTTCGTCGAGGCCCTCACGTTCATCCAGACGGCGCAGCAGGACGGCCTCCTGCCGGGTCTCGAGGACGCGCTCGACACCAACCTGCCCAACCGGATCTCGGGCGAGCTCTTCCCGCAGGGCAAGGTCGCGATCATCGTCGACGGCTCCTGGGTCCCGGGCGGCTGGATGAGCGACGGCTCCAACTCCTGGCCGGAGTGGCAGGAGGTCGCCGGCATGGCGAAGATGCCGACGTCGACGGGGCAGGAGCCGGGCGCGGTCTCGATGTCGGGCGGCTGGCTGTTCAGCATCGGCTCGCAGAGCAAGAACCCGGAGCTGGCGTTCGACCTCATCGCCGGCTGCCTCTCCCAGGAGAACAGCCTCAAGTACGACACCGAGAACAGCCAGATCGCCGTCCGCGACGACGTCGCGAGCGACCCGGTCTACCTCGACTACAACCCGAGCTTCGAGTTCTTCTCCTCGCTCGTCCCGGTGACGCACTTCCGTCCCGCCACCCCGGACTACTCGCAGATCTCGAGCCAGATCCAGGTCGCGGCGGAGTCCGTCCTCACGGGCCAGGCCTCGCCCGAGGCGGCCGCCAAGGCGTACGACGACGCGGTGACCGCCCTCGTCGGCGCCGACAAGACGCAGAACGCCGGCTAG
- a CDS encoding ROK family protein: MSGRRGTNLPRMGDYNLRVVLDQIRRSRTGVSRIELSELTGLSAQTITNLVTRLIADRRVVEGARHVSGPGKPRTMLHVRPESGHAIGVHIDPLALTVALVDLSGAVVDRRVQPLPPTAAETVDLIAAEVRHVRESHELEHLHGLGVAAPGPIDLDAGRMVRPPLLAWGDVPLRDLIRSATGLATVLEKDVTAAMAAEIWQRHHTLRGTTLFTYLGYGIGFAFARDGELLTGASGNAGETGHIIVDADGPPCWCGNRGCIGIASSMDYLVEQGGDLGLLEPWDPSLPPWRIEVRMERLAALAADGDARARDLLEVCGRRIAHGIVLVADLLDADRVVVGGANWERMRPYVVPAATEELGRFGTMRDLHAVEVEGTDLGIWVGAVGAASLVLDRALSPHATALLSAAE, translated from the coding sequence GTGTCGGGCCGACGGGGGACCAATCTGCCCCGGATGGGCGACTACAACCTCCGGGTCGTCCTCGACCAGATCCGCCGCTCCCGCACCGGCGTCAGCCGGATCGAGCTGTCCGAGCTGACCGGCCTGTCGGCCCAGACGATCACCAACCTCGTGACGCGGCTGATCGCCGACCGGCGCGTCGTCGAGGGGGCCCGGCACGTCTCCGGGCCCGGCAAGCCGCGCACCATGCTGCACGTGCGGCCCGAGTCCGGCCACGCGATCGGCGTCCACATCGATCCGCTCGCGCTCACCGTCGCCCTCGTCGACCTGTCGGGCGCGGTGGTGGACCGCCGCGTCCAGCCCCTGCCCCCGACCGCCGCCGAGACCGTCGACCTCATCGCCGCCGAGGTGCGGCACGTGCGGGAGTCGCACGAGCTCGAGCACCTCCACGGCCTCGGCGTCGCCGCCCCTGGCCCGATCGACCTCGACGCCGGCCGGATGGTCCGACCACCGCTCCTGGCCTGGGGCGACGTGCCCCTGCGCGACCTCATCCGGAGCGCCACCGGCCTCGCCACGGTCCTGGAGAAGGACGTCACCGCCGCGATGGCCGCCGAGATCTGGCAGCGCCACCACACCCTGCGCGGCACGACGCTGTTCACCTACCTCGGCTACGGCATCGGCTTCGCCTTCGCCCGCGACGGCGAGCTGCTCACCGGCGCGTCCGGCAACGCGGGGGAGACCGGCCACATCATCGTCGACGCGGACGGGCCGCCCTGCTGGTGCGGCAACCGCGGCTGCATCGGGATCGCGTCGTCCATGGACTACCTCGTCGAGCAGGGCGGCGACCTCGGCCTCCTCGAGCCGTGGGACCCGAGCCTCCCGCCGTGGCGGATCGAGGTCCGCATGGAGCGGCTCGCGGCGCTGGCCGCCGACGGCGACGCGCGCGCCCGTGACCTGCTCGAGGTGTGCGGGCGCCGGATCGCCCACGGGATCGTCCTCGTCGCCGACCTGCTCGACGCCGACCGGGTCGTCGTCGGCGGCGCCAACTGGGAGCGGATGCGTCCGTACGTCGTCCCCGCCGCCACCGAGGAGCTCGGCCGGTTCGGCACGATGCGGGACCTGCACGCGGTCGAGGTCGAGGGGACGGACCTCGGCATCTGGGTCGGCGCCGTCGGCGCCGCGAGTCTCGTCCTCGACCGCGCCCTGTCGCCCCACGCGACGGCGCTGCTGTCCGCGGCCGAGTGA
- a CDS encoding glycoside hydrolase family 2 protein — protein sequence MTPTPDVPRPEHPRPQLVRPDWLTLNGTWQFEVDPGDSGLERGLRDRDLTGEILVPFAPESEASGIGTVDFLHAVWYRRTVRVPADWAGRTVLLHLGAVDHDATVWANGVEVARHRGGFTPFTANLDGVARPGEDVTIVVRARDTPREPQARGKQAIAYGNSACFYTRTTGIWQTVWLEAVPAAHIASINVVPQLADASLSVTAELSTHTRGLVLEAVLSDDAGEVSRSSIAADDLGPRLRLAIPADRVRTWSPDDPHLYDLVLRLVDGDGTVVDEVTSYAGLRSVAIDGHRILLNGEPVFQRLVLDQGYWPDTLMTAPSDADLRRDIELAMAAGFNGARLHQKVFEERYLYHADRLGFLVWGEFGDWGSGGGPQGDNQQPTASYVTQWVEAVRRDRSHPSIIGWCPLNETYQWLHDRITQLDDVTTGMYLATKAADPTRPVVDASGYSHRVRGADVYDSHSYEQDPAAFRREQAGLAQGRPFVNEHDGHPISVPYGRQPYFVSEYGGIWWNAELAGQPQRESSDDPERSESWGYGERVATLEEWHARFEGLTRVLLEDPLMFGYCYTQLTDTFQEENGLYDFHRRPKVDIELVRAVQRSRAAYEG from the coding sequence ATGACCCCCACCCCCGACGTCCCGCGCCCCGAGCACCCGCGTCCCCAGCTCGTCCGACCCGACTGGCTGACCCTCAACGGCACCTGGCAGTTCGAGGTCGACCCGGGCGACTCGGGCCTCGAGCGCGGCCTGCGCGACCGCGACCTGACGGGCGAGATCCTCGTCCCGTTCGCGCCCGAGTCGGAGGCGTCCGGCATCGGCACCGTCGACTTCCTGCACGCCGTCTGGTACCGCCGCACCGTCCGCGTCCCCGCCGACTGGGCCGGCCGGACCGTCCTGCTGCACCTCGGTGCCGTCGACCACGACGCGACCGTGTGGGCCAACGGCGTCGAGGTCGCCCGGCACCGGGGAGGGTTCACGCCGTTCACGGCGAACCTCGACGGCGTCGCGCGGCCCGGTGAGGACGTCACGATCGTCGTCCGCGCCCGGGACACCCCGCGGGAGCCGCAGGCGCGCGGGAAGCAGGCGATCGCGTACGGCAACAGCGCCTGCTTCTACACCCGGACGACCGGCATCTGGCAGACGGTGTGGCTCGAGGCCGTCCCGGCCGCTCACATCGCGTCGATCAACGTGGTCCCGCAGCTCGCCGACGCGAGCCTCTCCGTCACCGCCGAGCTCTCGACGCACACCCGGGGGCTCGTCCTCGAGGCCGTCCTGAGCGACGACGCGGGCGAGGTGTCGCGCTCCAGCATCGCGGCGGACGACCTCGGCCCCCGGCTCCGCCTCGCGATCCCCGCGGACCGGGTGCGGACCTGGTCGCCGGACGACCCGCACCTGTACGACCTCGTGCTCCGGCTGGTCGACGGGGACGGCACCGTCGTCGACGAGGTGACGTCCTACGCCGGGCTGCGCTCCGTCGCCATCGACGGCCACCGGATCCTCCTCAACGGCGAGCCGGTGTTCCAGCGCCTCGTCCTCGACCAGGGCTACTGGCCCGACACGCTCATGACGGCGCCGAGCGACGCGGACCTGCGACGGGACATCGAGCTCGCCATGGCGGCGGGCTTCAACGGCGCCCGGCTGCACCAGAAGGTGTTCGAGGAGCGCTACCTCTACCACGCGGACCGGCTCGGCTTCCTCGTCTGGGGCGAGTTCGGCGACTGGGGCTCGGGCGGCGGTCCCCAGGGCGACAACCAGCAGCCGACGGCGTCGTACGTGACGCAGTGGGTCGAGGCGGTGCGGCGCGACCGCTCGCACCCGTCGATCATCGGCTGGTGCCCGCTCAACGAGACCTACCAGTGGCTGCACGACCGGATCACCCAGCTCGACGACGTCACGACCGGCATGTACCTGGCGACGAAGGCGGCCGACCCGACGCGGCCCGTCGTCGACGCCTCGGGGTACTCCCACCGGGTGCGCGGGGCCGACGTCTACGACAGCCACTCCTACGAGCAGGACCCCGCGGCGTTCCGGCGCGAGCAGGCGGGCCTCGCGCAGGGGCGGCCGTTCGTCAACGAGCACGACGGCCACCCGATCTCGGTGCCCTACGGGCGCCAGCCCTACTTCGTCTCGGAGTACGGCGGCATCTGGTGGAACGCCGAGCTCGCGGGGCAGCCGCAGCGCGAGTCCTCGGACGACCCGGAGCGGTCGGAGTCCTGGGGCTACGGCGAGCGGGTCGCGACGCTGGAGGAGTGGCACGCGCGGTTCGAGGGGCTGACCCGCGTCCTGCTCGAGGACCCCCTCATGTTCGGCTACTGCTACACCCAGCTCACGGACACGTTCCAGGAGGAGAACGGCCTGTACGACTTCCACCGCCGGCCGAAGGTCGACATCGAGCTGGTCCGCGCCGTGCAGCGCTCGCGGGCGGCCTACGAGGGCTGA
- a CDS encoding carbohydrate ABC transporter permease, with translation MNALKGSLGSRTFFYAGMTLLALVFVLPLLSMVSTSFKTVYESQTSASLLPENPTLENYLPLFTWTGSSPVMRWFFNSVVVSTTATALGVSFAAMAAFALARFSFPGRKIVFGCLVATLFVPGFVFLIPNYITVDSLGLLDTLFALILPGLGGAFGVFFLAGFFLGLPRELEEAASIDGANQWRIFASVMLPQAQGAISTLCVLTFLGAWNDLLWPTYVLFSQENLTLTAGLPLLQSANASNLPLAMAGSVISAVPTLVVFVLAQRKIVESVANVGLKG, from the coding sequence GTGAACGCGCTCAAGGGATCGCTCGGGAGCAGGACCTTCTTCTACGCTGGCATGACCCTGCTCGCGCTCGTGTTCGTCCTGCCCCTGCTGTCGATGGTGTCGACGTCGTTCAAGACGGTCTACGAGTCGCAGACCAGCGCCTCGCTCCTGCCGGAGAACCCGACGCTGGAGAACTACCTCCCGCTGTTCACGTGGACGGGCTCCAGCCCGGTCATGCGGTGGTTCTTCAACAGCGTCGTCGTGTCGACGACGGCGACGGCGCTGGGGGTCTCGTTCGCGGCGATGGCGGCGTTCGCGCTGGCCCGGTTCAGCTTCCCGGGCCGCAAGATCGTCTTCGGCTGCCTGGTGGCGACGCTGTTCGTCCCCGGGTTCGTCTTCCTCATCCCGAACTACATCACCGTCGACAGCCTGGGGCTGCTCGACACCCTGTTCGCCCTCATCCTGCCGGGTCTCGGCGGCGCGTTCGGGGTGTTCTTCCTCGCCGGCTTCTTCCTCGGGCTGCCGAGGGAGCTGGAGGAGGCGGCGTCGATCGACGGCGCCAACCAGTGGCGGATCTTCGCCTCGGTGATGCTCCCCCAGGCGCAGGGCGCGATCTCGACGCTCTGCGTGCTGACCTTCCTGGGGGCCTGGAACGATCTGCTGTGGCCGACGTACGTGCTGTTCAGCCAGGAGAACCTCACGCTGACGGCCGGGCTCCCGCTGCTGCAGAGCGCCAACGCGTCGAACCTGCCGCTGGCGATGGCCGGCTCGGTCATCTCGGCGGTGCCGACGCTCGTCGTGTTCGTCCTCGCGCAGCGCAAGATCGTCGAGAGCGTCGCGAACGTGGGCCTCAAGGGCTGA
- a CDS encoding carbohydrate ABC transporter permease, giving the protein MSTATSNVGGPEARLGAARPGGQARPDHVDRPVRRFGWYTPWLFLGPFLVFFVTFVIYPAINGVWISLHNYDYNFDYRPWVGLQNYIDLFTPGSRDFSLWWQSLGNTGVFVLISVVPLIVIPMTMALALNRRFPGRTVFRAIFFMPYVLSVSVIGLLWRYLLDAQAGPVNAILKGIGLAPISWLQTQPAAWVSILVATVWWTIGFNTIVFLAGLQNVPSEHYEAASLDGADRWQQFWHITVPGLRPVIIFIVITTVLASANLFGQPYIMTTGGPANSTRTAIMYIAESGLKQSRMGMAAAMGYLLGLILVIVSIVNFWLTSGGWKRKGSR; this is encoded by the coding sequence ATGTCCACCGCAACGTCCAACGTCGGCGGCCCCGAGGCTCGACTCGGGGCCGCCCGCCCGGGAGGGCAGGCGAGGCCGGACCACGTCGACCGCCCGGTCCGGCGGTTCGGCTGGTACACGCCGTGGCTGTTCCTCGGGCCGTTCCTCGTCTTCTTCGTCACGTTCGTCATCTACCCGGCGATCAACGGCGTGTGGATCAGCCTCCACAACTACGACTACAACTTCGACTACCGCCCCTGGGTCGGGCTGCAGAACTACATCGACCTGTTCACCCCGGGCTCGCGCGACTTCTCGCTGTGGTGGCAGTCGCTTGGCAACACGGGCGTCTTCGTGCTCATCTCGGTGGTTCCGCTCATCGTGATCCCGATGACGATGGCGCTCGCGCTCAACCGACGGTTCCCCGGTCGGACGGTGTTCCGGGCGATCTTCTTCATGCCCTACGTGCTGTCCGTCTCGGTCATCGGTCTGCTGTGGCGCTACCTGCTCGACGCCCAGGCCGGCCCGGTCAACGCCATCCTCAAGGGGATCGGCCTCGCGCCGATCTCGTGGCTGCAGACGCAGCCGGCGGCGTGGGTCTCGATCCTCGTGGCGACGGTCTGGTGGACGATCGGCTTCAACACGATCGTGTTCCTCGCCGGCCTGCAGAACGTGCCGTCCGAGCACTACGAGGCGGCGTCGCTCGACGGGGCCGACCGCTGGCAGCAGTTCTGGCACATCACGGTGCCCGGCCTGCGGCCCGTCATCATCTTCATCGTCATCACGACGGTGCTCGCGTCGGCGAACCTGTTCGGCCAGCCGTACATCATGACGACGGGCGGCCCGGCGAACAGCACCAGGACGGCGATCATGTACATCGCCGAGTCCGGCCTCAAGCAGTCCCGGATGGGGATGGCGGCCGCGATGGGCTACCTGCTCGGACTCATCCTCGTCATCGTGAGCATCGTCAACTTCTGGCTCACCAGCGGTGGCTGGAAGAGGAAGGGGTCCCGGTGA
- a CDS encoding ABC transporter substrate-binding protein — protein MKNRFTTVAGIATASALTIALAACGGGSGGGGAATPGANLEVSGDSYDGPKVELQLWNPFTGGDGPYFNSIVDEFNAANENVQIKVTSMDAADMYGKAPAAIRSNKGPDLAVFHVQSIPTQAVQGTLLGLDAIVADLGLTEDDFAQVVWRAGEVNGVRYSIPFDQHMLGLFYNKDLFEKAGLDPEKPPHTREEYDAALDALKAAGIQGHWQQPNAEWQFRGLIAQFGGSEFNEDGTEATFNSPAGVEALTWLRSLVEDGHSPANVDDAEKAFIAGTNAMGFFGEWFAGNEALDELNWGTAEFPVIGDQPAVWGSSHQLVITTQVEGDTDRQAAAAYAVNQLSQMSATWANAYQVPARKTVRESAEVQAVTNLQPFIAQLDTVVFNPSVPGLENSLDPLNQAIVKVIGSGADPQQALDEAVELTNNILKDNAAKYGSGS, from the coding sequence ATGAAGAACCGATTCACGACCGTGGCGGGGATCGCCACGGCCTCAGCGCTCACGATCGCGCTCGCCGCCTGCGGCGGAGGCTCCGGCGGCGGCGGGGCGGCGACGCCCGGCGCCAACCTCGAGGTGTCCGGGGACTCCTACGACGGGCCGAAGGTCGAGCTCCAGCTCTGGAACCCGTTCACCGGCGGCGACGGCCCGTACTTCAACAGCATCGTCGACGAGTTCAACGCCGCCAACGAGAACGTCCAGATCAAGGTCACGTCGATGGACGCCGCCGACATGTACGGCAAGGCGCCGGCCGCCATCCGCTCCAACAAGGGCCCGGACCTCGCGGTCTTCCACGTCCAGAGCATCCCGACCCAGGCGGTCCAGGGCACGCTGCTCGGGCTCGACGCGATCGTGGCGGACCTCGGCCTGACCGAGGACGACTTCGCCCAGGTGGTGTGGCGGGCAGGCGAGGTCAACGGCGTGCGGTACTCGATCCCGTTCGACCAGCACATGCTCGGCCTGTTCTACAACAAGGACCTGTTCGAGAAGGCCGGCCTCGACCCCGAGAAGCCGCCGCACACCCGCGAGGAGTACGACGCGGCGCTCGACGCGCTCAAGGCCGCCGGGATCCAGGGCCACTGGCAGCAGCCGAACGCCGAGTGGCAGTTCCGCGGCCTCATCGCGCAGTTCGGCGGCTCCGAGTTCAACGAGGACGGGACCGAGGCGACCTTCAACTCCCCGGCCGGCGTGGAGGCCCTCACCTGGCTGCGCTCGCTCGTCGAGGACGGCCACAGCCCGGCGAACGTCGACGACGCCGAGAAGGCGTTCATCGCCGGTACCAACGCGATGGGCTTCTTCGGCGAGTGGTTCGCCGGCAACGAGGCGCTCGACGAGCTGAACTGGGGCACCGCCGAGTTCCCCGTCATCGGCGACCAGCCGGCCGTGTGGGGCAGCTCGCACCAGCTCGTCATCACGACGCAGGTCGAGGGCGACACCGACCGCCAGGCGGCTGCGGCCTACGCCGTCAACCAGCTCTCGCAGATGTCGGCGACCTGGGCCAACGCCTACCAGGTGCCGGCCCGCAAGACGGTCCGCGAGAGCGCCGAGGTCCAGGCGGTCACCAACCTCCAGCCGTTCATCGCGCAGCTCGACACGGTGGTGTTCAACCCGAGCGTCCCCGGTCTGGAGAACTCGCTCGACCCGCTCAACCAGGCGATCGTCAAGGTGATCGGCTCGGGTGCCGACCCGCAGCAGGCCCTCGACGAGGCCGTCGAGCTGACGAACAACATCCTCAAGGACAACGCGGCGAAGTACGGCTCCGGGTCCTGA
- a CDS encoding LacI family DNA-binding transcriptional regulator, with translation MARVRLQDVADHAGVSMKTVSNVVRDQPYVSEAMRARVQRSIDALGYRPNLVGRQLATGRTGSIALGIPRLAQPYFARLASLVSDRARELGYRVLIVETNSQLDAERALAQRLDAGFADGVLFQPSRMTTEELAGRDDLPMVLLGESTPPASMDRVCIDNVAAAHDVTEHLIAAGRRRIAFVGHEVEELSDTSMLRIAGYERALAAHGIAVDPELLIATGGGAEGAVREVGAALAAGLEIDAIACRDDLAALGALRAAQRHGLRVPDDIMITGWDDIFMTEVSYPSLTTISPNLDELVGTALGFLTERIDGLDQPGRHVVVPYELVARESAPAGGGGGTGAGAGTSAATGTA, from the coding sequence GTGGCGCGGGTCCGACTGCAGGACGTCGCCGATCACGCGGGCGTCTCCATGAAGACCGTCTCCAACGTCGTGCGCGACCAGCCCTACGTCTCCGAGGCGATGCGCGCCCGCGTCCAGCGCTCGATCGACGCCCTCGGCTACCGGCCCAACCTCGTCGGACGTCAGCTCGCGACGGGACGGACGGGCTCCATCGCCCTTGGCATCCCGCGGCTCGCCCAGCCCTACTTCGCACGGCTCGCCAGCCTGGTCTCCGACCGCGCGCGGGAGCTCGGGTACCGCGTGCTCATCGTCGAGACCAACAGCCAGCTCGACGCCGAGCGCGCGCTCGCGCAGCGTCTCGACGCCGGGTTCGCCGACGGCGTCCTGTTCCAGCCGAGCCGGATGACGACGGAGGAGCTCGCGGGGCGCGACGACCTCCCGATGGTGCTGCTGGGCGAGAGCACCCCGCCGGCGTCGATGGACCGGGTCTGCATCGACAACGTCGCCGCCGCCCACGACGTGACCGAGCACCTCATCGCGGCCGGCCGGCGCCGCATCGCGTTCGTCGGCCACGAGGTCGAGGAGCTCTCCGACACGTCGATGCTGCGGATCGCCGGCTACGAGCGCGCCCTCGCGGCGCACGGCATCGCCGTGGACCCGGAGCTGCTCATCGCCACCGGCGGCGGCGCCGAGGGCGCCGTCCGCGAGGTCGGCGCCGCGCTCGCCGCCGGCCTCGAGATCGACGCGATCGCGTGCCGCGACGACCTGGCGGCGCTCGGGGCGCTGCGCGCGGCCCAGCGGCACGGCCTGCGGGTGCCCGACGACATCATGATCACCGGCTGGGACGACATCTTCATGACGGAGGTGTCCTACCCCAGCCTCACGACCATCTCACCGAACCTCGACGAGCTGGTCGGCACGGCGCTCGGGTTCCTGACCGAGCGCATCGACGGCCTCGACCAGCCCGGGCGGCACGTCGTGGTGCCGTACGAGCTGGTCGCGCGCGAGAGCGCGCCGGCCGGCGGGGGTGGCGGCACGGGTGCCGGTGCGGGCACGAGTGCCGCCACGGGCACGGCCTAG